From a single Prionailurus bengalensis isolate Pbe53 chromosome A1, Fcat_Pben_1.1_paternal_pri, whole genome shotgun sequence genomic region:
- the SLC6A7 gene encoding sodium-dependent proline transporter produces MKKLQGAHHRKPITPDLLMTPSDQGDVDLDVDFAADRGNWTGKLDFLLSCIGYCVGLGNVWRFPYRAYTNGGGAFLVPYFLMLAICGIPLFFLELSLGQFSSLGPLAVWKISPLFKGAGAAMLLIVGLVAIYYNMIIAYVLFYLFASLTSNLPWEHCGNWWNTDLCLEHRGSKDGNGALPLNLTSTVSPSEEYWSRYVLHIQGSRGIGSPGEIRWNLCLCLLLAWVIVFLCILKGVKSSGKVVYFTATFPYLILLMLLVRGVTLPGAWKGIQFYLTPQFHHLLSSKVWIEAALQIFYSLGVGFGGLLTFASYNTFHQNIYRDTFIVTLGNAITSILAGFAIFSVLGYMSQELGVPVDQVAKAGPGLAFVVYPQAMTMLPLSPFWSFLFFFMLLTLGLDSQFAFLETIVTAVTDEFPYYLRPKKAVFSGLICVAMYLMGLVLTTDGGMYWLVLLDDYSASFGLMVVVITTCLAVTRVYGIQRFCRDIHMMLGFKPGLYFRACWLFLSPATLLALLVYSIVKYQPSEYGSYRFPAWAELLGILMGLLSCLMIPAGMLVAVLREEGSLWERLQQASRPTMDWGPSLEENRTGMYVATLVGSQSPKPLMVHMRKYGGITSFENTAIEVDREIAEEEESMM; encoded by the exons ATGAAGAAGCTCCAGGGAGCTCACCATCGCAAG CCCattaccccagacctactgatgACCCCCAGTGACCAGGGGGACGTGGACCTGGATGTGGACTTTGCGGCGGACCGGGGGAACTGGACAGGCAAACTGGACTTCCTGCTGTCCTGCATCGGCTACTGCGTGGGCCTGGGGAATGTCTGGCGCTTCCCCTACCGAGCCTACACCAACGGAGGAG GTGCCTTCCTCGTGCCCTACTTCCTCATGCTGGCCATCTGTGGcatccccctcttcttcctcgaGCTCTCTCTGGGCCAGTTCTCCAGCCTGGGACCCCTGGCCGTCTGGAAAATCAGCCCCCTCTTCAAAG gtgccgGCGCGGCCATGCTGCTCATCGTAGGCCTGGTGGCCATCTACTACAACATGATCATCGCCTACGTCCTCTTCTACCTCTTCGCCTCCCTCACCAGCAACCTGCCCTGGGAACACTGTGGCAACTGGTGGAACACAGACCTCTGCCTTGAGCACAGAGGCTCCAAGGATGGCAATGGAGCCCTGCCCCTCAACCTCACCAGCACCGTCAGCCCCAGCGAGGAGTACTGGAG CCGCTACGTTCTCCACATCCAAGGCAGCCGGGGCATTGGCAGTCCTGGGGAGATCCGCTGGaacctctgcctctgcctgctgCTTGCCTGGGTCATCGTGTTCCTCTGTATCCTCAAGGGCGTGAAGTCTTCGGGCAAG GTGGTATATTTCACGGCCACGTTCCCCTACCTCATCCTGCTCATGCTGCTGGTCCGAGGAGTCACCCTCCCAGGGGCCTGGAAGGGCATCCAGTTCTATCTCACCCCTCAGTTCCACCATCTGTTGTCTTCCAAG GTGTGGATCGAAGCTGCTCTTCAGATCTTCTACTCCCTGGGTGTGGGCTTCGGGGGTCTCCTCACTTTTGCCTCCTACAACACGTTTCACCAGAACATCTATAG AGACACCTTCATCGTCACTCTGGGCAACGCCATCACCAGCATCCTGGCTGGCTTCGCCATCTTCTCCGTGCTGGGCTACATGTCTCAGGAGCTGGGGGTGCCTGTGGACCAAGTGGCCAAAGCAG GCCCCGGCCTGGCCTTTGTCGTCTACCCACAGGCCATGACCATGCTGCCTCTGTCGCCCTTCtggtccttccttttcttcttcatgctCCTGACTCTTGGCTTGGATAGCCAG tttGCCTTCCTGGAGACCATTGTGACAGCTGTGACAGACGAGTTCCCGTATTACCTGCGGCCCAAGAAGGCTGTGTTCTCGGGGCTCATCTGCGTGGCCATGTACCTGATGGGCCTGGTCCTCACCACCGAC GGGGGCATGTACTGGCTGGTGCTTCTGGACGACTACAGCGCCAGCTTCGGGCTAATGGTGGTGGTGATCACCACGTGCCTCGCCGTCACCCGGGTGTATG GCATCCAGAGGTTCTGCCGGGACATCCACATGATGCTGGGCTTCAAGCCGGGCCTGTACTTCAGGGCCTGCTGGCTGTTCCTGTCCCCGGCCACGCTTCTG GCCCTGCTGGTATACAGCATCGTCAAGTACCAGCCCTCAGAGTACGGCAGCTACAGATTCCCAGCCTGGGCAGAGCTGCTGGGCATCCTGATGGGCCTGCTGTCCTGCCTCATGATCCCAGCCGGCATGCTGGTGGCCGTGCTCCGGGAGGAGGGCTCGCTCTGGGAG CGGCTCCAGCAGGCCAGCCGACCGACCATGGACTGGGGCCCATCGCTGGAGGAGAACCGGACTGGCATGTACGTGGCCACGCTCGTGGGGAGCCAGTCACCCAAGCCACTGATGGTGCACATGCGCAAGTACGGGGGCATCACCAGCTTCGAGAACACTGCCATCGaggtggaccgcgagatcgctgAGGAGGAGGAGTCTATGATGTGA